A genome region from Anopheles stephensi strain Indian chromosome 2, UCI_ANSTEP_V1.0, whole genome shotgun sequence includes the following:
- the LOC118505032 gene encoding uncharacterized protein LOC118505032 isoform X2, producing the protein MERKEEKEKEKVKAHRKRSGEHHQPLHSTRRETLPTPPPDPTTPASNADGLSHATPSAWDASACTGSYTETDPFKRLFTYREREAQFLRLLCESEPPPPQDAGSGTGGTTKKPPGPGHSQSLPTTGSAGCPKETAANEPGFESANEFLMLLNRAGPSVAAALSTKDAIDQLDRLHELIGQFLTLQEQNMRMHWQLKNVETLRKLKLMQIAIAKDPESFIISSGGLPEDASDNDLLDNEIEQNLALLETILAAGNSASSKRSSSKRERSKSVINDEITNFQLHRKESSGRNYPLRRQSAVSDFKPKVSKWTKVKAAFKWEKTSALPANEIKSSEAMMIPVNNEVARYLRVPSIPCVGSSGDSVFSSSSGIVVSGGSAPGTPGENSLASSAENLTDMNEDNGGASGSNRERHGKRDSVKSTERSSQEEDARRSRSLDGEAILEPIRQMEKNKNKSAWSKVKGIVKNHRGSLKSNESRRDAKPSNSVGCSREASPCESMDACEMTMQRDRSDSFSSSQTSPGHRSSAMTPTFLLLPATGSAAGGDTSAPSGPNSPCGSIPGTQATFSSGEDGDWKPASAATDSRTSRSGSGDKGIPPGTTSTATASLAAPGTSRGSRKSKHIPDIESVPEGVPVETRSHGLAPSTSTNTNANSSSSISKLRKSPPKPLTLSRGQDSVDASGSEHPDGAALSLSSSPGPKYSPKRKSYAGVALDAEGSLPASPSGKQFGFFAGTERVAELVEPDYSSGDVSDQNTPKRRPSPKHRTLQRQREEIERRYQELQLKLQREFDAKQQEWERIRPAAILLNNSPLLLLVNQLLKEEGSGAHGIASTSKSQPTPIVEDNLTPDFKKKLNEWRTKPGVSKDIVDTKKKPITDWQLWKTGQIKLEGQGLKQLPDAKDLPEDFQKKLSEWKQMKAANKVPPYTTQSSQGGSSDGGSSMKRQQSKASGSVVKKSKTSDDLEKDRHQQQQQPQQHQQHQPKAEGLSKLKALVTTSEAPKKELVVQTTKGFIKFEGISRKFTRKLFEWEKAKGIGPEASTIALLHPGYAPVVVETRGVVLENKREKSPALARSLSMDSIAPVPSASSISHQPSSLSLNDADELKDVDKDSGSNRRVSSNPELELSAEREEPGAVLVEVEDEVLEVADPLMPVLSEDERRQSSSLGVNQKSKESGYASRPSSNSSTILKDSTKLLIRLSEQDSVDRDEVRRLKIVLRALIATLPEFVETGSRNSIAFFAYMKDLALDILRYLHRFDDGTLKDAGEVLGNVQTINGAVAELKKSLHSYMKYATANANGRKDEEIPQISITPAVGAQATSSIQRTDDSFRSMATINVTPTFVCNAVRVNTVELVQPNPSVHRIPMSSETEPAPLTSQSPDSSAYTPTVPEVQQTVQCKESPEKEPRDTAGKKLQRNLSNGSRRKARIKRMGSRQSSKTESDSDDSPQNYVLDVPRKTKRKTSRAKKSASDSTEKLSTAVAGGEKAPEDVVYVLKIKPGQKIEQMERPQPQNASIGMAPGEDVLISPRETCVELLEATHPTVVEPTAVTCTANVLVKTKRKIFTTVDNDGLLGSGSTNQQVAISQELESGSGASDRNDAPETVVSVVLAPSQEQKIVTNLPPLPQSPSMQRRMDASKAPNKELSPNIRLMIAKYNQRLTTEKGGASPHSSGSCSPVAWRSPVLDRRVRKQTEKYQETIQLSKSASAGSLRKSLKQLEEEKEGALGSRGTNGAAGGGFGDDRTRVIKSFSASKIEGTSKNVMGEQERELAVGPVEKEPSPELGTFPACDSLRRRDTLSRLERTREQQAAKESSPSISSNVSCQAASNVTGTIKKERLYKKRTESPIATGTNTGSMKKGSTRGEKYSRCRSVPNEECATEVLISSKALKPPSPRLIARRRLNLEQQRTEFSRSAPTTPLEENRSILVPLTQRALKIKKAKEEFLRAPTGDRTGGVGSVSSDQQAWSNRISQISATSTASSSVVEGELTLLMKSASAGVIGVHQDASLTLRRNESGSSCVDGDGGATGSISRHSLSTVSTAAGVTGAGAGGSIAASSSGSRFGGLSNLASKLRKVKLRRSSKDLSKMHAISALCRQSLMVDISGEAAAKMGSAQSLGSPVRHRVGEESERGDGDEEPLKKSGSVQAICNRFRRSGERNDELKKSRSLGFLEPERKGSG; encoded by the exons ATGGAGAGGaaggaggagaaggagaaggaaaaggtgAAAGCACATCGCAAACGTTCCGGTGAGCATCATCAGCCGCTGCATTCGACGAGACGGGAAACGCTTCCCACACCGCCACCGGATCCCACGACACCGGCCTCCAACGCTGATGGACTGTCGCACGCTACGCCGTCAGCATGGGACGCATCCGCCTGTACCGGAAGCTACACGGAAACGGACCCGTTCAAGCGTCTGTTTACGTACCGGGAGCGAGAAGCTCAGTTCCTGCGGTTACTGTGCGAAAGtgagccaccaccaccacaggaTGCTGGTTCCGGTACGGGAGGCACTACCAAGAAGCCACCCGGTCCAGGGCATTCCCAATCGTTACCCACTACCGGTAGTGCCGGGTGCCCGAAGGAGACCGCAGCGAACGAGCCGGGGTTTGAGTCGGCCAACGAGTTTCTGATGCTGCTGAATCGTGCTGGTCCGTCGGTGGCTGCCGCACTGTCCACCAAGGATGCGATCGATCAGCTGGATCGGTTGCACGAACTGATCGGACAGTTCCTGACGCTACAGGAGCAGAACATGCGCATGCACTGGCAGCTGAAGAACGTCGAAACGCTGCGTAAGCTGAAGCTGATGCAGATCGCG ATTGCGAAAGATCCGGAATCGTTCATCATCAGTAGCGGTGGGCTGCCGGAGGACGCGTCCGATAACGATCTGCTGGACAACGAGATCGAGCAGAATCTGGCACTGCTGGAGACGATCCTGGCCGCCGGTAATTCGGCGAGCAGCAAGCGCAGCAGTTCGAAAAG GGAGCGCAGCAAATCGGTGATCAACGATGAGATCACCAACTTCCAGCTGCATCGCAAAGAGAGCAGCGGTCGTAACTATCCGCTGCGGCGTCAGAGTGCCGTGTCCGACTTTAAGCCGAAGGTGTCCAAATGGACGAAGGTGAAGGCGGCCTTCAAGTGGGAGAAGACCAGCGCACTGCCAGCGAACGAGATCAAGAGCTCCGAAGCGATGATGATACCGGTCAACAATGAGGTGGCCAG ATATTTGCGCGTGCCATCCATACCGTGCGTCGGCAGTTCCGGCGACTCGGTGTTTAGCTCCTCGTCCGGGATCGTAGTCAGCGGGGGATCGGCCCCCGGGACGCCGGGTGAGAACAGCTTGGCCAGCTCGGCCGAAAACCTTACCGACATGAACGAAGACAACGGTGGCGCCTCGGGAAGTAATCGGGAAAGAC ACGGCAAGCGGGACTCGGTCAAGAGTACGGAGCGGAGCAGCCAGGAGGAAGATGCGCGACGATCCCGATCGCTCGATGGGGAAGCTATTCTCGAACCGATTCGCCAGATGGAGAAG aacaaaaataaatctgCCTGGAGCAAGGTGAAGGGTATTGTGAAAAATCACCGTGGATCGCTGAAGTCGAATGAGTCGCGCCGGGACGCCAAACCCTCGAACAGTGTCGGCTGCAGTCGGGAGGCAAGCCCGTGCGAATCGATGGATGCCTGCGAGATGACGATGCAGCGCGATCGTTCCGATTCATTCTCCTCGAGCCAAACGTCACCCGGACATCGATCATCGGCGATGACACCGACCTTCCTGCTGCTTCCTGCCACCGGATCGGCAGCCGGAGGTGACACCAGTGCACCGAGCGGTCCGAATTCACCGTGTGGTTCCATCCCGGGAACGCAGGCCACCTTTTCCAGCGGAGAGGATGGCGATTGGAAACCGGCGAGCGCGGCCACCGATAGTCGAACGAGTCGTAGTGGTAGCGGAGACAAAGGTATTCCGCCGGGGACGACGTCCACAGCCACCGCATCACTGGCCGCACCCGGGACGAGCCGTGGATCTcgcaaaagcaaacacatACCTGATATTGAATCCGTACCTGAAGGAGTCCCGGTAGAGACAAGGTCGCATGGGCTTGCacccagcaccagcaccaacacaaacgctaacagcagtagcagtattAGTAAGCTAAGAAAATCTCCCCCCAAACCGCTCACCCTTTCCCGAGGGCAAGACTCGGTCGATGCCTCGGGATCCGAACATCCGGATGGAGCGGCTCTGTCACTGTCCTCATCACCTGGCCCAAAGTATTCGCCCAAGCGTAAAAGTTACGCTGGAGTGGCGCTGGATGCTGAGGGATCCCTACCCGCCAGTCCGTCCGGCAAGCAGTTTGGCTTTTTTGCAGGTACCGAGCGAGTGGCGGAGCTGGTCGAGCCGGACTATTCGAGCGGAGATGTGTCGGATCAGAACACACCGAAGCGAAGACCTTCGCCGAAACATCGCACGCTGCAGCGACAGCGGGAAGAAATCGAGCGTCGGTATCAGGAGCTGCAGTTGAAGCTGCAGCGGGAGTTTGATGCCAAGCAACAGGAATGGGAACGTATACGACCGGCAGCAATCCTGCTGAACAACAGTCCTC TATTGCTTCTAGTGAACCAGCTGCTGAAGGAGGAGGGTTCGGGGGCTCATGGCATAGCCAGCACATCCAAATCACAACCGACTCCGATCGTCGAGGACAATCTGACGCCGGACTTTAAGAAGAAACTCAACGAATGGCGCACGAAG CCAGGCGTGTCCAAGGATATCGTTGACACGAAGAAAAAACCGATCACCGACTGGCAGCTGTGGAAAACGGGACAGATAAAGTTGGAAGGACAAGGATTGAAGCAACTGCCCGATGCTAAGGATTTGCCGGAAGATTTCCAGAAAAAACTAT CTGAATGGAAGCAGATGAAGGCAGCCAACAAAGTCCCGCCCTACACAACACAATCGTCCCAGGGAGGTTCCAGCGACGGTGGATCCTCGATGAAGCGCCAACAATCAAAAGCGTCCGGCAGTGTGGTCAAGAAGTCGAAAACGTCCGACGACCTCGAGAAAGATcgacaccagcaacagcaacaaccccagcaacatcaacagcatcaaccgaAAGCGGAAGGTTTGTCCAAGCTCAAGGCACTCGTGACCACCTCGGAAGCACCCAAGAAGGAGCTGGTGGTACAGACCACCAAGGGTTTCATCAAGTTCGAGGGAATTTCGCGCAAGTTTACTCGCAAGCTGTTCGAATGGGAAAAGGCGAAGGGCATTGGTCCGGAGGCGTCTACGATAGCGCTACTACATCCGGGATATGCGCCGGTGGTAGTTGAAACGCGTGGCGTCGTGCTGGAGAACAAGC GAGAGAAATCGCCAGCACTAGCACGTTCGCTATCGATGGACAGTATAGCGCCTGTTCCTTCCGCATCGTCAATATCGCACCAACCGTCGAGTCTTTCGCTAAACGATGCGGACGAGCTCAAGGATGTCGATAAGGACAGTGGTTCGAATCGACGTGTATCCTCCAATCCCGAGCTGGAACTGTCTGCGGAACGAGAAGAACCGGGAGCCGTTTTGGTGGAGGTTGAGGATGAAGTGCTCGAGGTGGCTGATCCCCTGATGCCGGTACTGTCAGAGGACGAACGGAGACAATCGAGCTCACTAGGAGTGAATCAGAAATCTAAAGA GTCTGGTTATGCGTCACGGCcttccagcaacagcagtacaaTTCTGAAAGACTCCACCAAGCTACTGATACGATTGAGCGAACAGGACTCGGTAGATCGGGACGAGGTGCGGCGGCTGAAGATCGTGCTGCGCGCCCTGATCGCCACACTGCCCGAGTTCGTGGAAACGGGCTCACGGAATagtattgcattttttgcctACATGAAGGACCTGGCGCTCGATATACTTCGCTACCTGCATCGCTTCGACGACGGAACGCTCAAGGACGCCGGTGAGGTGTTGGGTAACGTGCAAACCATTAACGGAGCGGTGGCCGAATTGAAGAAATCGCTCCACTCGTACATGAAGTACGCCACGGCCAATGCGAACGGCCGGAAGGATGAGGAGATACCACAGATCAGTATTACACCGGCCGTTGGAGCTCAGGCAACATCGTCGATACAGCGGACGGACGACTCGTTCCGCAGCATGGCAACGATCAACGTAACACCGACGTTTGTGTGCAATGCCGTGCGGGTCAATACCGTGGAGCTGGTTCAGCCCAATCCGTCGGTGCATCGGATTCCCATGAGCTCGGAAACGGAACCAGCTCCTCTAACCTCACAGTCACCCGATTCGTCTGCCTACACACCAACGGTCCCAGAGGTCCAGCAAACCGTCCAGTGCAAAGAGTCACCCGAGAAAGAACCTCGCGACACAGCCGGTAAAAAGCTGCAACGAAACCTCAGCAACGGAAGTCGCCGTAAGGCACGCATCAAGCGGATGGGATCGCGTCAGAGCAGTAAAACGGAGAGCGACAGTGACGATAGTCCACAGAACTATGTGCTGGATGTGCCACGCAAGACAAAGCGCAAAACGAGCCGAGCGAAAAAATCTGCCTCGGACTCGACGGAAAAGCTGTCTACCGCAGTTGCTGGTGGCGAGAAAGCTCCCGAGGATGTGGTGTACgtgttgaaaataaaaccggGACAAAAGATCGAACAGATGGAACGGCCACAGCCACAAAACGCTTCCATCGGAATGGCACCAGGCGAGGATGTGCTTATATCACCACGGGAAACTTGCGTCGAGCTGCTGGAAGCAACGCACCCGACTGTGGTTGAACCGACGGCAGTAACCTGCACAGCAAACGTCCTGGTGAAAACGAAACGTAAAATCTTCACCACAGTCGATAATGACGGCTTGTTGGGTTCGGGAAGTACCAACCAACAGGTTGCCATCAGTCAGGAGCTAGAGTCCGGATCCGGTGCCTCGGACCGAAACGATGCACCGGAAACGGTGGTGAGTGTTGTGCTGGCACCCAGTCAGGAGCAGAAGATCGTTACAAACTTACCACCATTGCCACAGTCACCCAGCATGCAGCGGCGGATGGATGCTTCGAAAGCACCGAACAAGGAACTTTCGCCCAACATCCGGCTCATGATCGCCAAGTACAATCAGCGTTTAACGACGGAAAAGGGAGGCGCATCGCCGCACAGTTCGGGGTCGTGTTCTCCAGTAGCGTGGCGATCACCGGTGCTCGATCGTCGTGTGCGCAAACAGACGGAAAAGTACCAGGAAACGATACAGCTATCGAAATCGGCCAGTGCCGGTAGCTTGCGGAAGTCTTTGAAACAGCTGGAAGAGGAAAAGGAGGGCGCGTTGGGTTCGCGAGGGACAAACGGTGCGGCTGGCGGTGGGTTTGGAGATGATCGTACGAGGGTAATCAAATCGTTCAGTGCCAGCAAGATCGAGGGAACTAGCAAGAACGTGATGGGGGAACAGGAGCGCGAGTTAGCTGTAGGACCCGTCGAGAAGGAACCATCTCCCGAGCTTGGAACGTTCCCAGCGTGTGATAGTCTGCGAAGGCGTGATACATTGTCCCGGTTGGAACGGACACGTGAGCAGCAAGCTGCGAAAGAGAGTTCACCAAGCATTTCGAGCAATGTGTCGTGTCAGGCAGCGTCCAACGTGACGGGTACGATCAAGAAGGAGCGGTTGTACAAAAAACGTACCGAATCACCGATCGCGACTGGGACGAACACGGGCAGTATGAAGAAGGGATCTACGCGGGGGGAAAAGTATAGCCGGTGTCGGTCCGTTCCAAACGAAGAGTGCGCTACAGAGGTGTTGATCTCGTCCAAAGCTCTCAAACCACCCAGTCCGAGGTTGATCGCAAGACGGAGGCTAAATCTCGAACAGCAACGAACGGAGTTCTCGCGATCCGCACCAACGACACCACTCGAGGAGAACCGTAGCATTCTGGTACCACTAACCCAACGTGCCTTGAAGATTAAGAAAGCGAAGGAAGAGTTCTTGCGGGCTCCAACAGGTGATAGAACGGGAGGTGTCGGTTCGGTCAGCTCAGACCAACAGGCCTGGAGTAATCGCATTAGCCAGATCAGTGCGACTAGCACGGCGTCGTCCAGTGTGGTGGAGGGAGAGCTTACTCTGCTCATGAAGAGTGCCAGTGCGGGTGTGATTGGTGTCCATCAAGACGCATCCCTCACATTGCGCCGTAACGAGTCAGGATCGTCGTGTGTAGATGGGGACGGTGGTGCAACAGGTTCAATTTCACGACACAGTCTCAGCACGGTAAGTACAGCTGCCGGGGTGACGGGTGCCGGTGCCGGAGGATCCATCgccgccagcagcagcggaaGTCGGTTCGGAGGTCTATCGAATCTCGCCTCGAAGCTGCGCAAGGTGAAGCTTCGACGGAGCAGCAAGGATCTCAGCAAGATGCACGCCATTTCGGCACTCTGTCGGCAGAGTCTGATGGTGGACATAAGTGGCGAGGCGGCAGCAAAGATGGGCAGTGCGCAGAGCCTAGGATCTCCGGTGCGGCACCGAGTGGGCGAAGAGTCGGAACGcggcgatggtgatgaggaACCGCTGAAGAAGTCCGGCAGTGTACAGGCTATTTGTAACCGGTTTCGCCGCAGCGGCGAACGAAACGATGAGCTGAAGAAGAGCCGTAGTTTAGGGTTTCTCGAGCCCGAACGGAAGGGCTCGGGATAA